The genomic region TCCATCAGGGTGATGTCAAAAGGTCCGTATTTGTTTCCAATTTCCTCAAAGTGCGGACCGTATCCTCCATCTCCGCTGGTATATACCCGGTTTTTACTTCCCAGAATTACCCATCCACCCCATAAAGTAGTATCAATGCTGAATAGATCTCTTCCTGAGCCATGTCTTGATGGTGTAAGAGCAACAGTCAAACCCTGATACTCCGCTTCTTCCCACCAGTTGAGTTCTGTGATTTTTTCCTCCGGGATACCCCATCTTATCAGATGAGCACCACATCCAAGAGGAACAAAGAAGTGAGATACTTTGCTGTTTAATTTTACAATGGATTGGTAATCCATGTGATCGTAATGATCGTGTGTTATGAGTACTGCATCAATTGGTGGCATTTCATCAATGATATTCATCATGATATCTTCGGTGTATTCATATCTGTTAATTCCCACAAACGAAACCGGTGAAGCAACAGGACTCAGCATAGGATCGAGCAATATTTTATTGTCATCAATACTCAGCAGGTAAGCGGAGTGTCCCAACCAGGTCAGACTATCGTTTTTACTGTTCACCTGATTCCAGTCTATCGCAGAAACAGGGATTGGATTTGCAGGATCACGGTTTACGACTTCGGAACCTGAAGAATCATTTGATGATGTATCTGGCGAATCTACGAATACACTTGTTGGTAATTCGTTTACAAAATGTCCGTCGGCATAGTTACTTAATTGTTGATATGCTTCTTTTTGCTCTGATGTTGGATCTCCTCCAAAAGCCGGAGCTACATTCATGAATACTATTATTCCGGCAAAAAACAGAAGCAAAAGCAGGAATGAATGTAATACGACCTTTTTGAGTTTGATCTTTTTTATTTTTTGAATCACAAGAACACCAATTTCTTTAACACCTTGTTTTTATTCTCCACTATAGGATATTACAGAACAATATCTATAATAATTCCTGTTATAATTGCAAACAAAATCGTATATGCCAGATAGATACTGAATTGCCTTTTACCCAGTACTATTTTCACAGCACCAAGATTCGTAATTTTCGTTGCAGGCCCTGTTACCATAAATGCTGCAGCAGCACCCAGACTCATTCCATGTCGCAGCCATTCCAGTAGTAAAGGAATAGTACCTCCGCCGCATACGTATAAGGGTACTCCTATGGTTGCTGCCAGCAATACTCCAAATCCCTGCTGGCTCCCGAAAAGGCTGGCAAATGCATCAGGGGATACATAGCGTTGAAACATCGCTGAAAGCAAGATACCCAGAAAAAAATAAGCTCCTGTTGCCCTGATATTTCTCCTGATATTTTTTATCAGGCGCATCAGCATATTGGTGTCTGTATCCCTGTTTTCCGGCAGCACAAGCGTTGAAAAATTGAAAAATCCTTTTTCACGGAAAAATAACCTGACACAGAGGCCGGCCAGAATTCCACAAATGATACATGAAATTAAACGTATGGAAAAAACTGTTTTGCCAAGAGCGGCACTGTAAATGAGCAGTTGAGGATTGAGCAAAATAGAGCTCATCATGAATGCAGCAAGCCAGTCATCCCTCATTCCTTTTTCAGAGAATGAAGCTGCAATAGGAATAGTACCAAACATACAAAGAGGGGAGGCGATTCCCAGCAGACTTGCCGGAACCACTCCGAATAATCCAAGGCGTTTGTTCTGTATGGAAACGAACAATCTGTGAATTTTCTCTTTCCCAAATACGGAAATTACTGAGCCCAGGATAATACCGAAGACCCAGTATATTGCTATCTGGTTGAACAGGACGCTGGAATAATACCAGAGATATATGACTTCTCTCTGAAGTATGTCAAGCATCCAGATTCACCAATTCATATTCCTGACTACCTATGCCAATTCCTGCTGCATAGTCAAGGATATGTGTACCGTTTCTTGACTCAATCCTCTCAATTACATGTTCTCCGTCAGGTGCTGTGTAAATCTGGTCAACACTAGCCTGATCAAGAGCTACAGGATCAAGGGACGCCATGATTCCTATGTCTTCCATAGTTGGTTCAGCCGGACTGGCAACACAATCACAATCAACAGAGATCCTGTTTAAGACATTTATGTAGGCTACGTTATCTCCAACATCATCCATGAATGCACCATTGGCTTCTGCCATCGATTCCAAAAAATCGTCCTGTGGTGTTTCTCTGAAGGCATCCCAGATCTGACTAACATCGTCATAATTTCCTGCACCATGTACACTTGTCTTTCCATTAGCTGATGCAATACCTATTGCCACATTCTTTAGGGCACCTCCAAAACCGCCCATTGCATGACCTTTAAAGTGAGAAAGAATTAACCATGAGTCATAATTTGAGTAATGTGAACCAACAATGAATTCGTCAAGGTGTTTTCCATTACTTACCGGAAGCGACATTTCACCTTTTTCATCCATTATGTCTGTTGGAGCAATAGCTGTGAATCCATGATCTATCATAACTTGTTTATGCATTGCTGTTTCAGCCCTACCGCCACCGTAAGCAGTATTGGCTTCAACAATAGTACCGTTCACTAACTGAACCAGATCTTTTATAAATTCAGGTCTGAGATAATTGTTATCTTCACTGCCTGGTTCCCCACTATGAAGCTTGACTGCAACATTTCCGGTAAGATCACGGTTCATTGCTTCATAAACTGCAATTAAGCCTTCCGGACTGATGTCAGTGGTCATATAGACTTTAGGAACTTCAGTTGACATGTTATCCTTAGCAGTTGTCATCTGAGAATTTTCTCCTGGATTGTTGCTATCGGCTTCCAGTCTTTCCGAATCAGTTTCTGATGCGCTGTCATCTGTGATGCATCCCGCAATTAAAGAAAACATCAGAATGGAAACCAGCAAAATAGTAGTCTGCTTTCTCATTTTCATTAACTCTCCTTTCTATATGTGCAAATTTTCAATGATTTTTATGAAAGTGTATGCGTCTTAATGTTATATGAGTGACCGGTCACTCATATATGTGGAGAAAAAAATATTATTTTTTGGCAATCCCATTCCATACAACCTGAAATCCATCTTCAATAGCTTTATTCTTATCCTGTGGTTCTGAAAAAAGAATAAATTCTACTATTGTCCTGCTTGATTGATAGAACATTGAAATGATCATTCCTTCAGGGTAATCTCCCAGCTCACCATTTGCTAATCCTTCTTTCACAAGATCATGGAAGAAAATATACTCTTCCATAACTACTTCACGGGTATGGTTTGTGATGTAAGGAGAAGAACAGAACTGTCCTACAAAAAGGAATTCATTCTGGTTTTCCAGTCCCCATTCTGCCAGGTTATACCACATTTTCCTTAGTTTTTCCTTATAGTTTTCCTGTATATGGACATCTTTTCCCATTTCACGGCTTAGTTCACCTTTAACCTCAAAATACAGGCTGTTGATGAGATCTTCTTTTGTAGGGAAAT from Methanolobus tindarius DSM 2278 harbors:
- a CDS encoding MBL fold metallo-hydrolase translates to MIQKIKKIKLKKVVLHSFLLLLLFFAGIIVFMNVAPAFGGDPTSEQKEAYQQLSNYADGHFVNELPTSVFVDSPDTSSNDSSGSEVVNRDPANPIPVSAIDWNQVNSKNDSLTWLGHSAYLLSIDDNKILLDPMLSPVASPVSFVGINRYEYTEDIMMNIIDEMPPIDAVLITHDHYDHMDYQSIVKLNSKVSHFFVPLGCGAHLIRWGIPEEKITELNWWEEAEYQGLTVALTPSRHGSGRDLFSIDTTLWGGWVILGSKNRVYTSGDGGYGPHFEEIGNKYGPFDITLMEGAQYDRRWSEIHMVPEQAVQAHLDVKGETMMLMHWGAFTLANHAWNEPIERAIEEANKKKVDIIAPMIGETVLLDSEMETSPASWWDF
- a CDS encoding permease, whose translation is MLDILQREVIYLWYYSSVLFNQIAIYWVFGIILGSVISVFGKEKIHRLFVSIQNKRLGLFGVVPASLLGIASPLCMFGTIPIAASFSEKGMRDDWLAAFMMSSILLNPQLLIYSAALGKTVFSIRLISCIICGILAGLCVRLFFREKGFFNFSTLVLPENRDTDTNMLMRLIKNIRRNIRATGAYFFLGILLSAMFQRYVSPDAFASLFGSQQGFGVLLAATIGVPLYVCGGGTIPLLLEWLRHGMSLGAAAAFMVTGPATKITNLGAVKIVLGKRQFSIYLAYTILFAIITGIIIDIVL
- a CDS encoding DUF362 domain-containing protein, which produces MKMRKQTTILLVSILMFSLIAGCITDDSASETDSERLEADSNNPGENSQMTTAKDNMSTEVPKVYMTTDISPEGLIAVYEAMNRDLTGNVAVKLHSGEPGSEDNNYLRPEFIKDLVQLVNGTIVEANTAYGGGRAETAMHKQVMIDHGFTAIAPTDIMDEKGEMSLPVSNGKHLDEFIVGSHYSNYDSWLILSHFKGHAMGGFGGALKNVAIGIASANGKTSVHGAGNYDDVSQIWDAFRETPQDDFLESMAEANGAFMDDVGDNVAYINVLNRISVDCDCVASPAEPTMEDIGIMASLDPVALDQASVDQIYTAPDGEHVIERIESRNGTHILDYAAGIGIGSQEYELVNLDA
- a CDS encoding TetR/AcrR family transcriptional regulator — translated: MKKQVEDKKAALLEAALKLFTERGFHGTSTAQISKEAGVATGTLFNYFPTKEDLINSLYFEVKGELSREMGKDVHIQENYKEKLRKMWYNLAEWGLENQNEFLFVGQFCSSPYITNHTREVVMEEYIFFHDLVKEGLANGELGDYPEGMIISMFYQSSRTIVEFILFSEPQDKNKAIEDGFQVVWNGIAKK